One window of the Salvelinus namaycush isolate Seneca unplaced genomic scaffold, SaNama_1.0 Scaffold457, whole genome shotgun sequence genome contains the following:
- the LOC120041393 gene encoding ETS domain-containing transcription factor ERF-like, producing the protein SVCDPILVCFPTRYYYNKRILHKTKGKRFTYKFNFNKLVLVNYPFIDMGSTGSGVPQSAPPLPSAAGTHFRFPPSTPSDMLSPNEDLRSPGGVFSAVARRMARGSVSDCSDGTSVNSEIEDGNGGGGEERGGERGLSGGGGGGPGGGGGGYRSMIHPRLSHESLFRMYGGAGNPNAHPGSRGPLGHRVHPDNLSPFPVSPLPGPGGAGLLAPPLSPALPLTPSSHLPYTPSPSLSPMLGSHFSFNPEEMKRYLQAHHQSVYNYHLSPRAFLHYPNVIIPQPHRLAQDKRELGERGGAERGGERGGGERERGERSGLNSHRHPSPLSQSHSPHPHSAHPHSAHPHPHSAHSHSHPHPIHHPLHLGEEPPNLSPFKFKLQPPPLGRKQRDGSQGHHPRQSSLSSGSGSLSSSGLGSSLSFGSDLSSAGGSGLISNSSSTGSLNSTGLPKIKVEPISDIESEEEVEVTDISDEDPDDRGYEYDLFSPRHPRPHPHHPNGTSSHPHPHDEDLDEDVFKAPAPPPPGLLPFFTSHHHRGPPTLKSEPAEPGDTPPPQSPAQGQTKCIPLKLRFKRRWSEDQRMEAMEEQDDKKVRGEKEREREMERNGGMQENGAGSAPSPPALGGYECSLLSAQRGVNQDLHQATAQLSLENKDC; encoded by the exons GTCTGTGTGTGACCCCATATTGGTCTGTTTCCCCACCAGGTATTACTACAACAAGAGAATCCTCCACAAGACCAAAGGGAAGAGGTTCACCTACAAGTTCAACTTCAACAAACTGGTCCTGGTCAACTACCCTTTCATAGACATGGGCTCCACAG GTAGTGGTGTTCCTCAGAGTGCTCCACCTTTGCCTTCCGCAGCCGGAACTCATTTCCGCTTCCCACCGTCCACGCCATCCGACATGCTTTCGCCCAATGAGGACCTGCGTAGCCCCGGGGGCGTGTTCAGCGCCGTGGCTCGGCGCATGGCTCGCGGCTCGGTCAGCGACTGCAGCGATGGGACCTCCGTCAACTCTGAAATCGAGGACGGCaacgggggaggaggggaggagagggggggagagagagggctgagtggaggaggaggaggagggccagggggaggaggaggagggtacaGGAGTATGATCCACCCCCGTTTGTCCCATGAGTCTTTATTCAGGATGTATGGCGGAGCAGGGAACCCCAACGCCCACCCAGGCTCCCGCGGCCCCCTGGGACACAGGGTCCACCCCGACAACCTGTCCCCCTTCCCCGTGTCCCCCCTGCCCGGCCCTGGGGGTGCAGGGCTCTTAGCCCCACCTCTGTCCCCAGCCCTGCCCTTGACGCCCTCCTCCCACCTGCCCTACACCccgtccccctccctctcccccatgctGGGCTCCCACTTCTCCTTCAACCCTGAGGAAATGAAGCGCTACCTGCAGGCCCACCACCAGAGTGTCTACAACTACCACCTCAGCCCCAGAGCCTTCCTCCACTACCCCAACGTCATCATTCCTCAGCCACACCGCCTCGCCCAAGACAAGAGAGAACTGGGCGAGagggggggagcagagagaggaggagagagggggggaggagagagagaaagaggagaacgCTCAGGTCTGAATAGTCATCGACACCCATCACCCCTGTCCCAATCACACTCTCCTCACCCTCACTCAGCCCACCCGCACTCAGCCCACCCCCACCCTCACTCGGCCCATTCCCATTCCCACCCCCACCCCATCCACCACCCACTGCACCTGGGTGAGGAGCCGCCTAACCTCTCACCCTTCAAGTTCAAGCTGCAGCCTCCTCCATTGGGCCGGAAGCAGAGGGACGGTAGCCAGGGCCACCACCCCAGGCAGAGCTCACTGTCCTCGGGCTCAGGGTCCCTGTCGTCCTCCGGTCTGGGGTCCTCCCTGTCCTTCGGCAGTGACCTGAGCTCAGCCGGCGGGTCAGGACTCatctccaactcctcctccaccgGCTCCCTCAACAGCACTGGGCTGCCCAAGATCAAG gtgGAGCCCATCTCAGACATTGAGtcagaagaggaggtggaggtgacTGACATCAGCGATGAAGACCCCGACGACCGGGGCTACGAGTACGACCTCTTCTCCCCCCGACACCCCCGGCCTCACCCCCACCACCCCAACGGGACCTCCTCCCACCCACACCCCCACGACGAGGACCTGGATGAGGATGTCTTCAAGGCCCCCGCGCCCCCTCCTCCAGGCCTGCTGCCCTTCTTCACCTCCCACCACCACCGCGGACCTCCCACCCTGAAGAGTGAGCCGGCCGAGCCAGGCGACACCCCCCCTCCCCAATCCCCCGCCCAGGGGCAGACCAAGTGCATTCCCCTCAAGCTGCGCTTCAAACGGCGCTGGAGCGAAGACCAACGAATGGAAGCCATGGAAGAGCAGGACGACAAGAAAGTacgaggggagaaggagagggaaagagagatggagaggaatggagggatgcaGGAGAACGGGGCTGGCAGCGCCCCCAGTCCCCCAGCCCTGGGGGGGTATGAGTGTTCCCTCCTGTCAGCTCAGAGGGGGGTGAACCAGGACCTGCACCAGGCCACCGCCCAACTGTCACTGGAGAACAAGGACTGCTGA